The DNA region ACGATGTTGGAGCGGCCGAGCACCAGGGCGCGCTTGCCCTTGAGGTCGCGCCCCAGCGTGTCGCGGATCAGCAGCAGGCTGCCCAGCGGGGTGCAGGGCACGATGGCGCCCGGCTGGCCGGTGGCGAGCAGCCCGGCATTGACGACATGGAAACCGTCGGCGTCCTTTTCCGGGACGATGCGGGCCAGAACCTTCTGGGTGTCGATGTGCCTGGGCAGCGGCAGTTGGACCAGGATGCCATGCACCGCCGGGTCGGCGTTCAGCCGGTCGATCAGGGCGAGCAGATCGGCTTCGGCCATGTCGGCCGGCTCGTGATGGTCGAAGCTGTTCATGCCGAGTTCGACCAGCGCCCGCTCCTTGGAGCGGACATAGACCTGGCTGGCCGGATCCTCGCCCACCAGCACGACGGCCAGACCGGGGGTGACGCCATGGCTGGCCTTCAGCGCCGCCACCCCCTCCGCCACCCGCGCA from Azospirillum sp. B510 includes:
- the folD gene encoding bifunctional methylenetetrahydrofolate dehydrogenase/methenyltetrahydrofolate cyclohydrolase FolD, with translation MADARIIDGKAFAAGLRARVAEGVAALKASHGVTPGLAVVLVGEDPASQVYVRSKERALVELGMNSFDHHEPADMAEADLLALIDRLNADPAVHGILVQLPLPRHIDTQKVLARIVPEKDADGFHVVNAGLLATGQPGAIVPCTPLGSLLLIRDTLGRDLKGKRALVLGRSNIVGKPMAQLLLQADCTVTMAHSRTADLPEECRRADILVAAVGRPEMVRGDWIKPGATVIDVGINRVAAAEPGKTRLVGDVAFDEAVKVAGAITPVPGGVGPMTIACLMLNTLAAACRAAGAPVPEEAAL